One genomic segment of Hypomesus transpacificus isolate Combined female chromosome 5, fHypTra1, whole genome shotgun sequence includes these proteins:
- the LOC124468047 gene encoding zona pellucida sperm-binding protein 3-like produces MTIMENCILFLLSFQFLFFLSGLHLNCPVFAYPVRDETRHRYFTERVQRRMSLSLAQYFEQMPKDQQSLSNVKQNRAKPVNVQCYPDHLEIVVNANLFENGILIEGNELHLGVEEEEGCRAVQSSANEFTLLAGLQDCGAMRSVNEKFLVYTNVLIYSPRKAADRVVRMEQATIPVECHFGRKFSVSSDALQPIWIPYSSSVFAEESLVFDLKIMTRDWLHKRETRVYFLGGMINIEASVLVAHHTRMRVFINSCVATLGPDPSSLPRYELIQNGCLVDSQLKGSRSQFMPRTSNEKLQLSIDAFRFYKQEGGEIFISCLLAAIPISDSADTQLKACSFINERWRSSDGPDLLCSRCQRYDAAESQNPAALKTQVKTSNAGFQKNLKLHKGWEEETALAPLLVFPGKPKSLPSTSRVSGHSEPRRQLLSTSKWKTRVDNGNSQRGNVQQESISTEKHMRDEKRMKAAEQGNGMFLEPRSFKDFSSDENEGSEQETRSMDDLNEGPRQGDLESPTPEPRSMEDFSPEENKESRHGILDSLEDFSTEENEGSGQDSSPEEDTEGLGQGSGADDLTKETVSPGIPLLLDDPNETTPVNSSHENVNQAFAYGDGVLATIQGFETSAATPEDEGRLHGADSPSDLSFPTSKQDNIYTETATVWRSEGTDADITIDEKTINIL; encoded by the exons ATGACGATCATGGAAAACTGTATCCTGTTTTTGTTGAGCTTTCAGTTCTTGTTCTTTTTGTCAGGACTCCACTTGAATTGTCCTGTCTTTGCATATCCTGTTAGAGAtgaaacaagacacaggtaTTTTACAGAACGGGTACAAAGAAGAATGTCTCTAAGTCTGGCCCAGTATTTTGAACAAATGCCAAAGGATCAGCAAAGCCTGTCAAATGTTAAACAAAATCGGGCAAAACCAGTCAATGTGCAATGTTACCCAGACCACCTAGAGATTGTTGTGAACGccaacctttttgaaaatggaatTCTGATCGAGGGGAATGAGTTGCACCTTGgagttgaagaagaagaaggatgcAGAGCTGTTCAGTCTTCAGCGAATGAGTTCACCTTGCTTGCTGGACTCCAGGACTGTGGAGCAATGAGATCG GTGAACGAAAAATTCCTTGTATACACAAACGTCCTCATATATTCACCACGCAAAGCTGCAGATAGAGTTGTCAGGATGGAGCAGGCCACCATTCCTGTTGAATGTCATTTTGGAAG gaagtTTAGCGTGTCTAGTGATGCTCTTCAGCCAATATGGATACCCTACTCTTCGTCAGTCTTTGCTGAAGAAAGCTTGGTGTTTGACCTGAAAATCATGACAC gtgattggctgcacaAGCGTGAAACCAGAGTGTATTTCCTAGGCGGCATGATAAACATAGAAGCGTCAGTCTTGGTCGCACATCACACAAGGATGAGGGTCTTCATAAACAGCTGTGTGGCCACCCTGGGCCCTGACCCAAGCTCTCTACCTAGATACGAGTTAATTCAGAATGG GTGCTTGGTTGATTCCCAGCTGAAGGGTTCACGCTCTCAGTTCATGCCAAGGACGAGCAACGAAAAACTCCAGCTCTCCATCGATGCCTTTAGGTTTTACAAGCAGGAGGGTGGTGAG ATCTTCATCAGTTGTCTCCTCGCTGCTATTCCCATCTCTGACTCTGCAGACACCCAACTCAAGGCATGTTCCTTCATCAATGAAAG ATGGAGGTCATCTGACGGGCCTGACTTGTTGTGTAGTCGGTGTCAGAGATATGATGCCGCTGAAAGTCAGAATCCCGCTGCTCTAAAGACCCAAGTCAAGACTTCAAATGCAGGCTTTCAGAAAAATTTAAAGCTCCATAAAG GATGGGAAGAAGAAACTGCTTTGGCCCCACTGCTGGTTTTTCCGGGCAAACCAAAAAGTCTACCTTCAACTTCGAGAGTGTCTGGTCATTCTGAACCAAGGAGACAGCTGTTGTCAACCAGCAAATGGAAGACCAGGGTTGACAATGGAAATTCACAGAGAGGAAACGTGCAGCAAG AATCCATAAGCACTGAGAAACATATGAGGGATGAGAAGCGGATGAAGGCTGCAGAACAGGGTAATGGAATGTTTCTGG AACCCAGAAGCTTCAAGGACTTCAGTTCAGACGAGAATGAAGGATCAGAACAAG AAACTAGGAGCATGGATGACTTGAATGAAGGACCAAGACAAG GTGACTTGGAGAGCCCTACGCCAGAACCTAGAAGCATGGAGGACTTTAGTCCAGAAGAGAATAAAGAATCAAGACACG GTATTTTGGATAGCCTGGAGGACTTCAGTACAGAAGAGAATGAAGGATCAGGACAAG ATTCCAGTCCAGAGGAGGATACGGAAGGATTAGGACAAG GATCTGGGGCTGATGACTTGACCAAGGAGACTGTGTCTCCTGGGATCCCCCTCCTGCTGGATGACCCTAACGAGACCACACCTGTCAACTCATCGCATGAAAATGTTAACCAAGCCTTTGCCTATGGGGATGGTGTCCTTGCCACAATCCAGGGGTTTGAGACCTCAGCTGCAACACCTGAGGACGAGGGCCGCCTCCATGGGGCCGACTCGCCCAGTGATCTGAGCTTCCCCACTTCCAAACAGGACAATATTTACACCGAGACAGCCACTGTGTGGCGCTCAGAGGGTACAGATGCTGACATTACCATAGACGAAAAAACAATAAATATTCTTTAA
- the LOC124468098 gene encoding segment polarity protein dishevelled homolog DVL-2-like, with translation MAETKIIYHIDEEETPYLVKIPIPSEEITLQDFKQVLNKPNYKFFFKSMDQDFGVVKEEISDEAAKLPCFNGRVVSWLVSSDSPPGEPPPAPVEVRPSPSPPPPPLPPPLPPPPAERTGGIGDSRPPSFHPNVAGSVEQLDERTDTESVLSFRRERPRRRESTEQHGPRMNGQSRLERHLAGYESSSTVMSSELDTTSFCDSDDDTMSRFSSTTEQSTASRLMKRHRRRRKQRPTRLERASSFSSVTDSTMSLNIITVTLNMEKYNFLGISIVGQSNERGDGGIYIGSIMKGGAVAADGRIEPGDMLLQVNDINFENMSNDDAVRVLRDIVHKPGPIILTVAKCWDPTPQGYFTLPRNEPIRPIDPGVWVSHSVGLAGTYAPYPGSSSLSTITSNSSVTETERFDDFNLSLHSDMASVAKAMASPESGLEVRDRMWLKITIPNAFLGSDVVEWLYQHIEGFQDRREARKYASNLLKAGFIRHTVNKITFSEQCYYIFGDFSDCENYMANLSMNDNDGSSGASDQDTLAPLPISGASPWPLMHTFPYQYTNAYASQPPPYHELTSYSYTPGSTGSQHSEGSRSSGSTRSEGERRRKGKSPVGGAGGGADSRSGSGSESEYSTRSSRRREHISAPPSEHSLHSQRSLPRPPPPHLQFPQGLPLSYNPMMVMMVPPHPHMHHHAMPGLGPPHPQLPPGPSLPGLPPASTPGGPPGAPPTRELGSVPPELTASRQSFHLAMGNPSEFFVDVM, from the exons ATGGCGGAAACAAAAATAATATACCACATAGACGAGGAGGAGACGCCGTATTTGGTGAAGATACCAATACCATCAGAAGAGATAACGCTACAGGATTTTAAACAGGTTTTGAACAAGCCAAACTACAAGTTCTTCTTCAAATCTATGGATCAGGATTTCGG ggtggtgaaggaggagaTTTCCGATGAGGCTGCAAAACTACCATGCTTCAACGGGAGAGTTGTGTCATGG cTGGTGTCCTCAGACAGCCCGCCGGGGGAGCCCCCTCCGGCACCGGTGGAGGTccggccctccccctcccccccgcctccccccctgcctccccctctgcctccccccccagcagagaggacagggggcaTTGGAGACTCCAGACCGCCCTCATTCCA CCCTAATGTGGCTGGCAGTGTGGAGCAGCTGGACGAACGTACGGACACAGAGTCCGTTCTGTCCTTCAGGAGGGAGCGGCCCAGACGCAGGGAGAGCACAGAGCAGCATG GCCCCCGGATGAACGGTCAGAGTCGTCTCGAGCGCCACCTGGCCGGGTACGAGAGCTCCTCCACCGTCATGAGCAGCGAGCTGGACACCACCAGCTTCTGTGACTCTGACGACGATACCATgagcag GTTCAGCAGCACCACAGAGCAGAGCACGGCTTCTCGGCTGATGAAGAGGCACcgcaggaggaggaagcagaggcCAACCAGGCTGGAGAGG GCCTCGTCTTTCAGCAGTGTGACAGACTCCACGATGTCACTCAACATCATCACTGTCACTCTCAACATGG AGAAGTACAACTTCCTGGGCATCAGCATTGTGGGGCAGAGCAACGAGAGAGGGGACGGGGGCATCTACATCGGCTCCATCATGAAGGGGGGGGCCGTGGCGGCCGACGGGCGCATCGAACCAGGAGACATgctgctgcag GTGAACGACATCAACTTTGAGAACATGAGTAACGACGACGCGGTGCGTGTGCTGAGAGACATCGTACACAAACCCGG ACCCATCATCCTGACAGTGGCTAAGTGTTGGGACCCCACTCCTCAGGGCTACTTCACCTTGCCTCGCA ACGAGCCCATCCGGCCCATAGACCCTGGCGTGTGGGTGAGTCACTCGGTGGGGCTAGCGGGGACCTACGCCCCCTACCCTGGCAGCTCCTCGCTCAGCACCAtcacctccaactcctccgTCACCGAAACCGAAC GGTTTGATGACTTCAACCTGTCTCTCCACTCTGACATGGCGTCTGTGGCCAAGGCCATGGCCTCCCCAGAGTCTGGCCTGGAGGTGAGGGACAGGATGTGGCTGAAGATCACCATCCCCAACGCCTTCCTGG gCTCCGACGTGGTGGAGTGGCTCTACCAGCACATCGAGGGTTTCCAGGATCGCCGCGAGGCGCGTAAATACGCCAGCAACCTGCTGAAGGCCGGCTTTATCCGCCACACCGTCAACAAGATCACCTTCTCAGAGCAGTGCTACTACATCTTCGGCGACTTCAGCGACTGCGAGAACT ACATGGCTAACTTGTCCATGAACGACAACGACGGCTCCAGTGGAGCTTCAGACCAGGACACGCTGGCTCCCCTGCCCATCTCAGGGGCCTCTCCCTGGCCCCTGATGCACACCTTCCCCTACCAGTACACCAATGCCTACGCCAGCCAGCCCCCCCCTTACCATGAGCTGACCAGCTACAGCTACACCCCTGGGAGCACGGGCAGCCAACACAGTGAAG GGAGCCGGAGCAGTGGCTCTACCCGGAGCGAGGGCGAGCGGCGTCGTAAGGGCAAGTCCCCGGTGGGcggggccgggggcggggccgaCTCTCGATCCGGCAGCGGCAGCGAATCAGAGTATTCCACacggagcagcaggaggagggagcacaTCTCGGCCCCGCCCAGCgagcacagcctccacagccagCGCTCGCTTCCccggcccccacccccccacctccagttCCCCCagggcctccccctctcctacaACCCCATGATGGTCATGATGgtccccccacacccacacatgcatcATCACGCCATGCCCGGTCTcggccccccacacccccagctcccccctgggccctccctcccaggcctGCCCCCTGCTTCCACGCCTGGGGGGCCTCCGGGGGCCCCACCCACCCGGGAGCTAGGCTCCGTGCCCCCGGAGCTCACGGCCTCCCGCCAGTCCTTCCACCTGGCCATGGGGAACCCCAGCGAATTCTTTGTGGACGTCATGTAG
- the LOC124467760 gene encoding very long-chain specific acyl-CoA dehydrogenase, mitochondrial-like, which yields MLLGKVSPALCSAALRISPAFPGVQKQIAVAATRNARLYATQTAEVVLDKPVSGSTTAAKDIKKTQTVESKSFAVNMFKGQITTAQVFPYPSVMNEEQTQFLQELVGPVSKFFDEVNDPAKNDALEKVEDHTMEGLKEMGAFGLQVPADLGGLGLSNTQYARLVEIVGMHDLGVGITLGAHQSIGFKGILLFGNPAQKAKYLPKLATGETIAAFCLTEPASGSDAASIKTVATLSPCGQFFNLTGGKIWISNGGLAEIFTVFAKTPMLDEKTGLMKDKITAFVVERSFGGVTHGPPEKKMGIKASNTAEVYFENVKVPIDCVLGEVGGGFKVAMNILNNGRFGMAAALSGTMKGVIAKAVDHAANRTQFGSKIHTYGAIQEKMARMVMMHYVTESMAYMISGNMDSGASEFQIEAAISKIFASEAAWVVTDECIQVMGGMGFMKDSGVERVMRDLRIFRIFEGTNDILRLFVALNGFQNAGNHLKTLQKALKNPLGNAGMLAGEVSKRAKRRAGLSTGLSLRGSVHPELAQSGDLAVKAIEQFGVTVEDMLLKHGKKIIDEQFVLKRVADGAIDLYAMVVVLSRASRSLSNGLPTAQHEKMLCDTWCVEAHDRIMDNCKALKSSSTSQVFKNLKAISSAVVENGGVVSPHPLGF from the exons ATGCTTTTGGGTAAAGTCAGTCCAGCTTTGTGCAGTGCAGCTCTTCGTATTTCTCCTGCGTTCCCCGG GGTTCAGAAGCAGATCGCCGTAGCAGCGACTCGGAATGCCCGTCTCTATGCGACTCAGACCGCCGAG GTGGTGCTGGACAAGCCTGTGTCTGGTAGCACCACAGCAGCCAAGGACATAAAGAAGACCCAGACTGTG GAATCCAAGTCCTTTGCAGTGAACATGTTCAAAGGCCAGATCACCACGGCCCAGGTGTTCCCCTACCCCTctg TGATGAACGAGGAGCAGACTCAGTTCCTCCAGGAGCTAGTTGGCCCTGTTTCCAAATTCTTCGAT GAGGTCAACGACCCGGCGAAGAACGACGctctggagaaggtggaggaccACACCATGGAGGGGCTGAAGGAGATGGGGGCCTTTGGCCTCCAGGTACCTGCTGACCTGGGGGGCCTGGGGCTCTCCAACACACAG TATGCCAGGCTGGTGGAGATAGTCGGGATGCATGACCTGGGCGTGGGAATCACCCTGGGTGCCCACCAGTCCATTGGCTTCAAGGGCATTCTGCTGTTTGGAAACCCAGCCCAGAAGGCAAAGTACCTGCCCAAACTGGCCACAG GGGAGACGATAGCAGCGTTCTGTCTGACCGAGCCGGCCAGTGGCTCAGATGCCGCTTCCATCAAGACCGTcgccaccctctccccctgcggACAGTTCTTCAACCTCACAGGAGGAAAGATCTGGATCAG CAACGGAGGGTTGGCCGAGATCTTCACCGTCTTCGCCAAGACGCCCATGTTGGATGAGAAGACGGGGCTCATGAAGGACAAGATCACAGCCTTCGTGGTAGAGAGGAGCTTCGGAGGAGTCACACA CGGACCTCCAGAGAAGAAGATGGGCATCAAGGCGTCCAACACGGCGGAGGTGTACTTTGAGAACGTGAAGGTGCCGATAGACTGCGTGCTGGGGGAGGTGGGCGGGGGCTTCAAGGTGGCCATGAACATCCTGAACAACGGACGCTTCGGCATGGCGGCGGCTCTCTCCGGCACCATGAAGGGCGTCATCGCTAAGGCT GTGGACCATGCAGCGAACAGGACCCAGTTTGGCAGCAAGATTCACACGTACGGAGCCATCCAGGAGAAGATGGCACGCATGGTCATGATGCACTACGTCACTGAG TCGATGGCCTACATGATCAGTGGGAACATGGACAGCGGCGCGTCAGAGTTCCAGATCGAAGCGGCCATCAGCAAGATCTTCGCCTCC GAGGCAGCGTGGGTCGTGACTGATGAGTGTATCCAGGTCATGGGAGGAATGGGCTTCATGAAG GACTCTGGGGTGGAGAGGGTCATGAGGGATCTGAGAATCTTCCGGATCTTTGAGGGAACCAATGACATCCTCCGGCTGTTTGTGGCTCTCAATGGCTTCCAG AATGCGGGGAACCATCTGAAGACGCTGCAAAAGGCTCTGAAGAACCCGCTGGGTAACGCTGGAATGCTGGCCGGAGAGGTGTCCAAGAGGGCCaagag GAGAGCAGGTCTGAGTACCGGTCTGTCCCTGAGGGGCTCCGTCCACCCAGAGCTGGCCCAGTCTGGAGACCTG GCTGTGAAGGCCATAGAGCAGTTTGGAGTCACAGTGGAGGACATGTTGCTGAAACACGGCAAGAAGATCATAG atgAGCAGTTTGTCCTGAAGAGGGTGGCAGACGGTGCCATCGACCTGTACGCCATGGTGGTGGTTCTGTCCAG ggcgTCGCGATCCCTGAGCAACGGTCTCCCCACGGCCCAGCATGAGAAGATGCTGTGTGACACCTGGTGTGTCGAG GCCCACGACAGGATCATGGACAACTGCAAGGCTCTGAAGTCCAGCTCCACCTCGCAGGTGTTCAAGAACCTGAAAGCCATCTCCTCGGCCGTGGTGGAGAACGGAGGAGTGgtgtctcctcaccccctgggcTTCTAA